The Streptomyces cynarae genome contains a region encoding:
- a CDS encoding aldehyde dehydrogenase family protein encodes MSDTVVPPSIELGADTAPVHNPYTGEIIASVPTVDAGAIGTVLQQARCGRRTAAALSRASRAAVLERASRLVERRAESFAQLIVSEAGKTIAQARKEVARAVNTLSLSAAEARRNAGEVIPFDSYEGSEKRQGWFTREPLGIIAAITPFNDPLNLVAHKLGPAIAGGNAVILKPSALTPLSALRLVDTLIEAGLPEEIVTVVNGDADIAAAIVSAPDVRMVSFTGGFTTGEAISRTAGLKKLAMDLGGNAPVIVMDDADLEEAVACCVSGAFWAAGQNCIGTQRILIAHEVYERFRDAFVARTKLLRVGDPLDERTDVGPMITQEAAAATRAKVDAAVAEGAVLLCGNDVSGSLYTPTVLEDVPATCSIRQEEVFAPVVVLEPFTSFEDAIEQANAIDYSLHAGIFTSRLDRALSAARLLEAGGVMINDSSDYRFDAMPFGGFKYGSMGREGVRFAFEEMTQPKVVCVNHISEVVQ; translated from the coding sequence GTGTCTGACACCGTCGTGCCGCCCAGCATCGAACTCGGCGCCGACACGGCGCCCGTGCACAACCCCTACACCGGCGAGATCATCGCCTCGGTCCCCACCGTCGACGCAGGCGCCATCGGCACCGTCCTTCAGCAGGCCAGGTGCGGGCGCCGCACCGCGGCCGCACTGTCCCGCGCCTCCAGGGCCGCGGTCCTGGAACGCGCCTCCCGTCTGGTCGAGCGGCGCGCCGAGTCCTTCGCCCAGCTGATCGTCAGCGAGGCCGGCAAGACCATCGCCCAGGCCCGCAAGGAAGTCGCCCGCGCGGTCAACACCCTCTCCCTGTCCGCGGCCGAGGCACGGCGCAACGCCGGCGAGGTCATCCCCTTCGACTCCTATGAGGGCTCCGAGAAACGGCAGGGCTGGTTCACCCGCGAACCACTGGGCATCATCGCCGCCATCACCCCCTTCAACGACCCCCTGAACCTGGTCGCCCACAAGCTCGGCCCGGCCATCGCGGGCGGCAACGCGGTCATCCTCAAACCGTCCGCCCTGACGCCGCTGTCCGCGCTGCGGCTGGTGGACACGCTCATCGAGGCCGGCCTGCCCGAGGAGATCGTCACCGTCGTCAACGGCGATGCCGACATCGCCGCCGCGATCGTGTCCGCCCCCGACGTGCGCATGGTGTCCTTCACCGGCGGGTTCACCACCGGCGAGGCCATCTCCCGCACAGCCGGCCTGAAGAAGCTCGCCATGGACCTGGGAGGCAACGCCCCGGTCATCGTCATGGACGACGCCGACCTGGAGGAGGCCGTGGCCTGCTGTGTCTCCGGCGCGTTCTGGGCCGCGGGCCAGAACTGCATCGGCACCCAGCGGATCCTCATCGCCCACGAGGTCTACGAGCGCTTCCGCGACGCCTTCGTCGCCCGCACCAAGCTGCTGCGCGTCGGCGACCCGCTCGACGAGCGCACCGACGTCGGCCCCATGATCACCCAGGAGGCCGCGGCCGCCACCCGGGCCAAGGTCGACGCGGCGGTGGCCGAGGGCGCGGTGCTGCTGTGCGGCAACGACGTCAGCGGCTCCCTTTACACGCCGACCGTCCTGGAAGACGTCCCGGCGACCTGCTCGATCCGGCAGGAGGAGGTGTTCGCCCCGGTCGTCGTGCTGGAGCCGTTCACGTCCTTCGAGGACGCCATCGAACAGGCCAACGCCATCGACTACAGCCTCCACGCGGGCATCTTCACCTCGCGCCTGGACCGCGCCCTGTCCGCGGCCCGCCTGCTGGAAGCGGGCGGAGTGATGATCAACGACTCGTCCGACTACCGCTTCGACGCCATGCCGTTCGGCGGCTTCAAGTACGGCAGCATGGGCCGCGAGGGCGTGCGCTTCGCCTTCGAGGAGATGACCCAGCCCAAGGTCGTCTGCGTCAACCACATCAGTGAAGTGGTGCAATGA
- a CDS encoding Lrp/AsnC family transcriptional regulator: protein MDAIDEKIIAELTRNARIPHSELAGKVLLSRNAVRQRIERLERRGHIAGYTIVRAGEDTGDAVSALVLVYRQDRMRGGDVLAALKRIPEVVICEILSGDFDIMVRLEAASLERVRGIWEDIAQMPGVRDTVTALTLSRVVDRPRGVRPTTAAG from the coding sequence GTGGACGCCATCGACGAGAAGATCATCGCCGAGCTGACCCGGAACGCCCGCATCCCGCACTCAGAACTGGCCGGCAAAGTACTGCTGTCCCGCAACGCGGTGCGTCAGCGCATCGAACGGCTGGAGCGCCGGGGCCACATCGCCGGCTACACCATCGTCCGCGCCGGCGAAGACACCGGCGACGCCGTCTCGGCGCTCGTACTCGTATACCGCCAGGACCGCATGCGCGGCGGCGACGTCCTGGCCGCGCTCAAGCGCATTCCGGAGGTCGTCATCTGCGAGATCCTCAGCGGCGACTTCGACATCATGGTGCGCCTTGAGGCGGCCTCGCTGGAACGCGTACGGGGCATCTGGGAGGACATCGCCCAGATGCCCGGCGTACGGGACACGGTCACGGCGCTCACCCTGTCAAGGGTGGTCGACCGCCCGCGAGGAGTCCGGCCTACGACGGCAGCGGGATGA
- a CDS encoding IclR family transcriptional regulator, with the protein MKSVTRSLRILEAVAQHQPVTVGELTKLFGLPKSTVQRTLVTLNEAGWLRANRKDTTRWEIGARVLAVRPAALQGSSLFAAAREPMIRLRDAVNETIHLSVPDALQCMVVVDRVDCDHAVRTFHNVGDTSPLHATAVGRAILAHLPKQDVDELVTRGLERFSGTTPADPEELRAELDRVRGDGYAVNRNQYRPGVCALAAPVLNEDGTPLAAVAMSMPDSRYDADRVPEWGRLVAGTAAEISGRLMGA; encoded by the coding sequence ATGAAGAGCGTCACCAGGTCGCTGCGGATCCTGGAGGCGGTCGCCCAGCACCAGCCCGTCACCGTGGGAGAGCTGACGAAGCTGTTCGGCCTGCCCAAATCGACCGTGCAGCGGACCCTGGTCACACTCAACGAGGCGGGCTGGCTGCGGGCGAACCGCAAGGACACCACCCGCTGGGAGATCGGCGCCCGGGTCCTCGCCGTACGGCCCGCCGCCCTCCAGGGCTCCAGCCTGTTCGCCGCCGCCCGCGAGCCCATGATCCGGCTCCGCGACGCGGTGAACGAGACCATCCACCTGTCGGTGCCCGACGCCCTGCAGTGCATGGTCGTGGTGGACCGCGTCGACTGCGACCACGCCGTACGAACCTTCCACAACGTGGGCGACACCTCACCCCTGCACGCCACGGCCGTCGGGCGCGCCATCCTCGCCCACCTTCCGAAGCAGGACGTCGACGAACTCGTCACGCGGGGACTGGAACGCTTCAGCGGCACCACCCCTGCCGACCCCGAGGAGCTGCGCGCCGAACTGGACCGGGTCCGCGGCGACGGCTATGCGGTCAACCGCAACCAGTACCGGCCGGGCGTCTGCGCCCTCGCCGCGCCCGTGCTCAACGAGGACGGAACACCGCTGGCTGCCGTGGCCATGTCAATGCCCGATTCCCGGTACGACGCGGACCGGGTGCCCGAGTGGGGCCGCCTCGTCGCCGGCACGGCCGCGGAGATCTCCGGGCGCCTCATGGGCGCCTGA
- a CDS encoding IclR family transcriptional regulator — protein MKSVTRSLRILEAVAQHQPVTVGELTKLFGLPKSTVQRTLVTLDEAGWLRASRKDTTRWEIGARVLAVRPAALQGSSLFAAAREPMIRLRDAVNETIHLSVPDALHGMVVVDRVDCDHAVRTFHAIGDTSPLHATAAGHAVLAHLPKSEVDEFAAGTLEGYGDETITDPVELRSELRRVKDRGYSVNLNQYLQGVCAIAAPVLDGDGLPVAAVAVSMPDSRFEAGRLAELGQLVTDTAAEITARHLR, from the coding sequence ATGAAGAGCGTCACCAGGTCGCTGCGGATCCTGGAGGCGGTCGCCCAGCACCAGCCGGTCACGGTCGGGGAGTTGACGAAGCTGTTCGGCCTGCCCAAGTCGACCGTGCAGCGGACCCTGGTCACACTCGACGAGGCGGGCTGGCTGCGGGCGAGCCGCAAGGACACCACCCGCTGGGAGATCGGCGCCCGCGTCCTCGCCGTACGGCCCGCCGCCCTCCAGGGCTCCAGCCTGTTCGCCGCCGCCCGCGAGCCCATGATCCGGCTCCGCGACGCGGTGAACGAGACCATCCACCTGTCGGTGCCCGACGCCCTGCACGGCATGGTCGTCGTCGACCGCGTCGACTGCGACCACGCCGTACGAACCTTCCACGCCATCGGCGACACCTCACCCCTGCACGCCACGGCCGCCGGACACGCGGTCCTCGCCCATCTGCCGAAGTCCGAGGTCGACGAGTTCGCGGCGGGCACGCTCGAGGGTTACGGCGACGAGACCATCACCGACCCTGTGGAGCTGCGCTCCGAACTCCGCCGCGTCAAGGACCGTGGATACTCCGTCAACCTCAACCAGTACCTCCAGGGTGTCTGTGCCATCGCGGCACCCGTCCTGGATGGTGACGGGTTGCCTGTGGCGGCCGTGGCCGTCTCGATGCCCGACTCCCGCTTCGAAGCCGGCCGGCTCGCCGAGCTGGGGCAACTGGTGACCGACACCGCGGCGGAAATCACCGCCCGCCATCTGCGCTGA